A genomic segment from Eulemur rufifrons isolate Redbay chromosome 19, OSU_ERuf_1, whole genome shotgun sequence encodes:
- the LOC138400128 gene encoding gastrokine-1-like, with amino-acid sequence MKFTIVFAGLLGVLLAPTLADYNINVNDDNNVAGSGQQSVSINNEHNVANVDNNNGWNSWNTLWDYKNEFAAVRLFRKTTCIVHKLNKDAVPSIEALGALAKEKKLQEKGPGGPPPKGLTYSVNPNPVDDLNKFGKNIATMCRGVPTYLAEEIQGPSLFYESRKCFRANILWILNISFCGRTVEN; translated from the exons ATGAAGTTCACA ATTGTCTTCGCTGGACTTCTTGGAGTCCTCCTAGCTCCTACCCTTGCTGACTAC AATATCAACGTCAATGATGACAATAACGTTGCTGGAAGCGGGCAGCAGTCAGTGAGTATCAACAATGAACACAACGTGGCCAACGTTGACAATAACAATGGATGGAACTCCTGGAATACCCTCTGGGATTACAAAAAT gagtTTGCTGCAGTTAGACTCTTTCGGAAGACGACATGCATTGTGCACAAATTGAACAAGGACGCCGTGCCTTCCATTGAAGCCCTAGGTGCGCTGGCCaaagaaaagaag CTTCAGGAGAAAGGACCAGGGGGACCACCTCCCAAGGGCCTGACGTACTCAGTGAACCCTAACCCAGTTGATGACCTGAATAAGTTTGGAAAAAACATTGCTACCATGTGCCGGGGGGTTCCTACATACTTGGCAGAGGAGATTCAAG GGCCAAGCCTGTTTTATGAATCAAGAAAGTGCTTCCGTGCTAATATTCTCTGGATTCTGAACATTTCCTTCTGTGGAAGAACAGTGGAGaactaa